The Streptomyces sp. NL15-2K genome contains a region encoding:
- a CDS encoding response regulator, producing MTRVLVIDDEPQIVRALVINLKARKYEVDAAHDGATALQLAAARHPDVVVLDLGLPDMDGVEVIRGLRGWTRVPILVLSARHSSDEKVEALDAGADDYVTKPFGMDELLARLRAAVRRAEPTGGGEDDVLVETDGFTVDLAAKKVNRDGKDVRLTPTEWHLLEVLVRNTGRLVSQKQLLQEVWGPSYGTETNYLRVYMAQLRRKLEADPSHPKHFITEPGMGYRFEG from the coding sequence ATGACCCGGGTGCTCGTGATCGACGACGAGCCGCAGATCGTGCGCGCCCTCGTGATCAACCTCAAGGCACGCAAGTACGAGGTCGACGCGGCGCACGACGGCGCCACCGCCCTCCAGCTCGCCGCCGCCCGCCACCCGGACGTGGTGGTCCTCGACCTGGGCCTGCCCGACATGGACGGCGTAGAGGTGATCAGGGGCCTGCGCGGCTGGACCCGGGTGCCGATCCTGGTGCTGTCGGCCCGGCACTCCTCCGACGAGAAGGTCGAGGCCCTCGACGCGGGCGCCGACGACTACGTCACCAAGCCGTTCGGCATGGACGAGCTGCTGGCCCGGCTGCGGGCCGCCGTCCGCCGCGCGGAGCCCACGGGCGGCGGCGAGGACGACGTCCTGGTGGAGACCGACGGGTTCACCGTCGACCTGGCCGCGAAGAAGGTGAACCGGGACGGCAAGGACGTACGGCTGACGCCCACGGAGTGGCATCTGCTGGAGGTGCTGGTGCGCAACACCGGCCGCCTGGTCAGCCAGAAGCAGCTGCTCCAGGAGGTGTGGGGGCCGTCGTACGGGACGGAGACGAACTACCTGCGGGTCTACATGGCCCAGCTGAGGCGGAAGCTGGAAGCGGACCCGTCGCATCCGAAGCACTTCATCACGGAGCCTGGGATGGGGTACCGCTTCGAAGGCTAG
- a CDS encoding OB-fold nucleic acid binding domain-containing protein produces the protein MSAAPRSEKPAGRFRRMLDRLSSSQEDLESEELREDAATAGCTRIGDCHDRQVVTVTGTLRTVTLRPRAGVPALEAELFDGSAALDVVWLGRRSIVGIEPGRKLIASGRISMSRGRRVLFNPKYELRPLGRE, from the coding sequence ATGAGTGCTGCCCCTCGATCCGAGAAGCCGGCGGGCCGGTTCCGGCGCATGCTCGACCGGCTCTCCTCCTCGCAGGAGGACCTGGAGTCCGAGGAGCTGCGCGAGGACGCCGCGACCGCCGGCTGCACGCGGATCGGTGACTGTCACGACCGGCAGGTCGTCACGGTTACTGGTACCTTGCGCACGGTCACCCTGCGGCCGCGTGCGGGAGTTCCGGCCCTGGAGGCCGAGCTGTTCGACGGCTCCGCCGCCCTGGACGTGGTGTGGCTCGGCAGGCGCTCCATCGTGGGGATAGAGCCGGGGCGCAAGCTGATCGCATCGGGCCGGATCTCGATGAGCCGGGGCCGCCGCGTGCTGTTCAACCCCAAGTACGAACTGAGACCCCTCGGACGGGAGTAG
- a CDS encoding DUF3159 domain-containing protein — protein MTSLDKPTTDTEDTTDIEDAAAAERDARAVTEAALFEAFGGVRGMVETVLPGLLFVTIYTINKDLHLSAIAALGVSLLLVVVRLVMRDTVKHAFSGVFGVAFGVVFAMMTGNAKDFYLPGMLYTLGLGLAYIITTLAGVPLIGLILGPVFKENLSWRTRNPGRKKAYAKASYAWGAILLAKCAILFPLYWWADTAQLGWVLVALKIPPFLLAVWLTWVFLAKAPAPIDVFAEMEAEEKERETAARSAE, from the coding sequence GTGACGTCGCTCGACAAGCCGACCACAGACACCGAAGACACCACGGACATCGAAGACGCCGCAGCCGCTGAGCGGGATGCCCGGGCGGTGACGGAGGCCGCGTTGTTCGAGGCGTTCGGCGGCGTGCGGGGCATGGTCGAAACGGTGCTGCCCGGCCTCCTGTTCGTCACGATCTACACGATCAACAAGGACCTGCACCTGTCGGCGATCGCCGCCCTGGGCGTGTCCCTGCTGCTGGTCGTGGTCCGCCTGGTGATGCGGGACACCGTCAAGCACGCCTTCAGCGGCGTCTTCGGCGTCGCTTTCGGTGTCGTCTTCGCGATGATGACCGGCAACGCCAAGGACTTCTACCTGCCCGGCATGCTCTACACGCTGGGCCTGGGGCTGGCGTACATCATCACGACCCTGGCCGGGGTCCCGCTGATCGGTCTCATCCTGGGTCCGGTCTTCAAGGAGAACCTCTCCTGGCGCACCCGCAACCCGGGCCGCAAGAAGGCCTACGCGAAGGCCAGTTACGCCTGGGGCGCGATCCTGCTCGCCAAGTGCGCGATCCTGTTCCCGCTGTACTGGTGGGCCGACACGGCCCAGCTGGGCTGGGTGCTGGTCGCCCTGAAGATCCCGCCGTTCCTGTTGGCCGTGTGGCTGACGTGGGTGTTCCTGGCGAAGGCGCCCGCGCCCATCGACGTCTTCGCGGAGATGGAGGCGGAGGAGAAGGAGCGAGAGACTGCTGCTCGGTCGGCCGAGTAG
- a CDS encoding IS30 family transposase: MDFEIRKDRERPQGRKKLAREREAYSRLMQQGVSNREACRIVGIDRRTGQKWRNGRQAYGNRKALPPINAVAAPCGPSRYLREEDCIHIADRLREKATVRAIAAELGRSPSTVSREIRRNRHPTGGQYRPHAAQARADARRPRPKPGKIGQNPQLRNFIQDHLDLRWSPEQICQALRARFPQRPEMHVVHETVYQALYVQGRGELRRELARALRTGRARRRPRRQAQQRRPRFATPMVMISERPAEAEDRAVPGHWEGDLIIGKDGKSAIGTLVERATRYVMLLHLPGDHGAESVRDALVTTVRTLPSHLRRSLTWDQGSEMGSHGAFTIATDVPVYFCDPASPWQRGSNENTNGLLRQYFPKGTDLAVHTREHLDAVAAELNGRPRKTLGRETPAERLHKLLTA; encoded by the coding sequence ATGGACTTCGAGATCCGTAAGGACCGGGAGAGGCCTCAGGGCAGGAAGAAGCTCGCCAGGGAGCGGGAGGCATACTCCCGGCTCATGCAGCAGGGTGTGAGCAACCGGGAAGCGTGCCGGATCGTCGGGATCGACCGCCGGACCGGCCAGAAGTGGCGCAACGGTCGTCAGGCATACGGTAACCGGAAGGCGCTGCCACCGATCAACGCGGTGGCAGCGCCCTGCGGGCCGTCCCGGTACCTGCGCGAGGAAGACTGCATTCACATCGCCGACCGGCTGCGGGAGAAGGCGACCGTGCGGGCGATAGCCGCGGAGCTGGGCCGCAGCCCGTCGACGGTCAGCCGGGAGATCCGCCGCAACCGTCACCCGACGGGCGGCCAGTACCGCCCGCACGCGGCCCAGGCCCGTGCCGATGCCCGCCGGCCCCGTCCGAAGCCCGGGAAGATCGGCCAGAACCCGCAGCTGCGCAACTTCATCCAGGACCACCTGGACCTACGGTGGAGCCCGGAGCAGATCTGTCAGGCTCTGCGGGCACGGTTTCCCCAGCGGCCGGAGATGCACGTGGTCCACGAGACGGTCTACCAGGCCCTCTACGTCCAGGGCCGGGGTGAGCTGCGCCGCGAACTGGCCCGCGCCCTGCGCACCGGACGCGCCCGGCGCAGACCTCGCCGCCAGGCCCAGCAGCGCCGGCCCCGGTTCGCCACCCCGATGGTCATGATCAGCGAGCGTCCGGCCGAAGCCGAGGACCGGGCGGTCCCCGGGCACTGGGAGGGTGATCTCATCATCGGCAAGGACGGAAAGTCGGCGATCGGTACCCTGGTCGAGCGGGCCACCCGCTACGTCATGCTCCTGCATCTGCCCGGCGACCACGGCGCCGAGAGCGTTCGCGACGCGCTGGTCACCACGGTCCGGACCCTGCCGTCCCACCTGCGACGGTCCCTGACGTGGGACCAGGGCTCGGAAATGGGCAGCCACGGCGCGTTCACCATCGCCACCGACGTCCCGGTCTACTTCTGCGATCCGGCCAGCCCCTGGCAGCGCGGCTCGAACGAGAACACCAACGGCCTGCTCCGGCAGTACTTCCCCAAGGGCACCGACCTCGCCGTCCACACCCGCGAGCACCTCGACGCCGTCGCCGCCGAGCTGAACGGCCGCCCACGCAAAACGCTCGGCCGGGAAACCCCAGCCGAGCGCCTGCATAAACTGCTCACCGCCTGA
- a CDS encoding TrkA family potassium uptake protein, with amino-acid sequence MRVAIAGAGAVGRSIAGELLENGHEVLLIDKAPTAISVERVPQAEWLLADACEITSLDEAALQRCNVVIAATGDDKVNLVVSLLAKTEYGVPRVVARVNNPKNEWLFNESWGVDVAVSTPRLMSALVEEAVSVGDLVRLLRFSHGDANLVELTLPEESALAGTQVGDVEWPEDTSLVTIIRGTRVLTPSREDSLEAGDELLFVAAQAREEQLEDLLSVRREDAAG; translated from the coding sequence ATGAGGGTCGCCATTGCCGGTGCCGGCGCGGTCGGCCGCTCGATCGCGGGCGAACTGCTGGAGAACGGCCACGAGGTCCTGCTCATCGACAAGGCGCCGACCGCCATCTCGGTCGAGCGCGTCCCGCAGGCGGAGTGGCTGCTCGCCGACGCCTGCGAGATCACGTCCCTGGACGAGGCGGCGCTCCAGCGCTGCAACGTGGTGATCGCCGCGACGGGCGACGACAAGGTCAACCTGGTCGTCTCGCTGCTGGCCAAGACGGAGTACGGCGTCCCGCGCGTCGTGGCCCGCGTCAACAACCCGAAGAACGAGTGGCTGTTCAACGAGTCCTGGGGCGTGGACGTCGCCGTCTCCACCCCGCGTCTGATGTCGGCCCTGGTCGAGGAGGCGGTGAGCGTCGGCGACCTGGTCCGTCTGCTCCGCTTCAGCCACGGCGACGCCAACCTCGTCGAGCTGACCCTCCCCGAGGAGTCGGCCCTGGCCGGCACCCAGGTCGGCGACGTGGAGTGGCCCGAGGACACCTCCCTGGTCACCATCATCCGCGGCACCCGCGTCCTCACCCCCTCCCGGGAGGACTCCCTGGAGGCGGGCGACGAGCTGCTGTTCGTGGCCGCTCAGGCCCGCGAGGAGCAGTTGGAGGACCTGCTGTCGGTGCGGCGGGAGGACGCGGCGGGCTGA
- a CDS encoding TrkA family potassium uptake protein — protein MHIVIMGCGRVGSALAQTLEQQGHTVAVIDQDPTAFRRLGSSFGGRRVTGVGFDQDTLREAGIEEAGAFAAVSSGDNSNIIAARVAREMFGIENVAARIYDPRRAEVYQRLGIPTVATVRWTADQMLRRLLPSGAEPLWRDPTGGVQLAEVHASSAWVGHKISKLQEETGVRVAFLTRLGEAILPTSQTVLQEGDLVHVMMRADEVDKVEAAFAKGPEEEGGH, from the coding sequence GTGCACATCGTCATCATGGGCTGCGGGAGAGTGGGGTCCGCTCTCGCCCAGACCCTGGAGCAACAGGGGCACACGGTCGCCGTGATCGACCAGGACCCCACCGCCTTCCGACGACTGGGCTCCTCGTTCGGTGGTCGCCGGGTCACCGGGGTCGGCTTCGACCAGGACACCCTGCGCGAGGCGGGCATCGAGGAGGCCGGCGCGTTCGCCGCCGTCTCCAGCGGCGACAACTCGAACATCATCGCCGCCCGCGTGGCCCGCGAGATGTTCGGCATCGAGAACGTCGCGGCCCGGATCTACGACCCCCGCCGCGCCGAGGTCTACCAACGCCTGGGCATCCCCACCGTAGCCACGGTCCGCTGGACGGCCGACCAGATGCTGCGCCGTCTGCTCCCCTCGGGTGCCGAGCCGTTGTGGCGCGACCCCACCGGCGGTGTCCAGCTCGCCGAGGTGCACGCCTCGAGCGCCTGGGTCGGTCACAAGATCAGCAAGTTGCAGGAGGAGACGGGCGTCCGCGTGGCGTTCCTGACCCGGCTCGGCGAGGCGATCCTGCCCACCTCGCAGACGGTGTTGCAGGAGGGCGATCTGGTGCACGTGATGATGCGCGCCGACGAGGTCGACAAGGTCGAGGCGGCGTTCGCCAAGGGTCCCGAAGAGGAGGGCGGTCACTGA
- a CDS encoding APC family permease produces the protein MSKLTDVPKRILIGRALRSDRLGETLLPKRIALPVFASDPLSSVAYAPGEVLLVLSIAGLSAYHFSPWIALAVVVLMFTVVASYRQNVHAYPSGGGDYEVANTNLGPKAGLTVASALLVDYVLTVAVSISSGIENLGSAIPFVVEHKVACAVAVIVLLTLMNLRGVRESGTLFAIPTYVFVAGVFTMLAWGAFRGLVLDDTMRAPTADYEIKAEHQGLAGFALVFLLLRAFSSGCAALTGVEAISNGVPAFRKPKSKNAATTLAAMGLLAVTMFCGIIALASATDVRMAENPAVDLVRDGVPAGADYVQNPVISQVAEAVFGNGSFLFIVLAAATALVLFLAANTAYNGFPLLGSILAQDRYLPRQLHTRGDRLAFSNGIVLLAGAATLLVWIYGADSTRLIQLYIVGVFVSFTLSQTGMVRHWNRHLAAERDQAKRRRMIRSRAINAFGAFFTGLVLVVVLVTKFTHGAWVALLGMVIFYATMSAIRRHYDRVAEEIAAPEGPSDDSVRPSRVHSVVLISKIHRPTLRALAYAKLMRSDTLEALSVNVDPAETKALREEWERRGIDVPLKVLDSPYREITRPIIEYVKSLRKESPRDAVSVIIPEYVVGHWYEQLLHNQSALRLKGRLLFTPGVMVTSVPYQLQSSEVARQRARKRQEWNAPGSVRRGPAQERAKETSPPT, from the coding sequence GTGTCCAAACTGACCGACGTGCCCAAACGGATCCTGATCGGGCGCGCACTGCGCAGTGATCGGCTCGGGGAAACGCTGCTGCCGAAACGCATCGCCCTCCCCGTCTTCGCCTCCGACCCCCTGTCCTCGGTGGCATATGCGCCTGGCGAGGTGCTGCTGGTCCTGTCCATCGCAGGCCTGTCGGCGTACCACTTCAGCCCCTGGATCGCCCTCGCGGTGGTCGTACTGATGTTCACGGTGGTCGCCTCCTACCGGCAGAACGTGCACGCCTACCCCAGCGGCGGCGGCGACTACGAGGTGGCCAACACCAACCTGGGACCGAAGGCGGGCCTGACGGTGGCGAGCGCGCTGCTCGTCGACTACGTCCTGACCGTCGCCGTGTCGATCTCGTCGGGCATCGAGAACCTGGGCTCCGCGATCCCGTTCGTCGTCGAGCACAAGGTGGCCTGCGCGGTCGCCGTGATCGTGCTGCTGACGCTGATGAACCTGCGCGGCGTCAGGGAGTCGGGCACGCTGTTCGCGATCCCGACCTACGTGTTCGTCGCGGGCGTCTTCACCATGCTCGCCTGGGGCGCGTTCCGCGGGCTCGTCCTGGACGACACCATGCGAGCGCCGACGGCGGACTACGAGATCAAGGCCGAACACCAGGGCCTGGCGGGCTTCGCCCTGGTCTTCCTGCTGCTGCGCGCCTTCTCCTCCGGCTGCGCCGCGCTCACCGGTGTCGAGGCGATCTCCAACGGCGTCCCGGCCTTCCGCAAGCCCAAGTCCAAGAACGCGGCGACCACGCTCGCGGCGATGGGCCTGCTCGCCGTCACCATGTTCTGCGGCATCATCGCGCTCGCCTCGGCGACCGACGTCCGCATGGCCGAGAACCCGGCCGTCGACCTGGTCCGGGACGGCGTCCCGGCCGGTGCGGACTACGTCCAGAACCCGGTGATCTCCCAGGTCGCCGAGGCCGTCTTCGGCAACGGCAGCTTCCTGTTCATCGTGCTGGCCGCGGCCACCGCGCTGGTGCTTTTCCTGGCCGCGAACACCGCGTACAACGGCTTCCCGCTGCTCGGCTCGATCCTCGCCCAGGACCGCTATCTGCCCCGCCAGCTGCACACCCGCGGCGACCGCCTCGCCTTCTCCAACGGCATCGTGCTGCTCGCCGGCGCGGCCACGCTCCTGGTGTGGATCTACGGCGCCGACTCCACCCGGCTGATCCAGCTCTACATCGTCGGCGTGTTCGTGTCCTTCACGCTCAGCCAGACCGGCATGGTCCGCCACTGGAACCGCCACCTGGCCGCGGAGCGGGACCAGGCCAAGCGCCGCCGCATGATCCGCTCCCGTGCGATCAACGCCTTCGGCGCCTTCTTCACCGGCCTGGTGCTGGTGGTCGTGCTGGTCACCAAGTTCACGCACGGCGCGTGGGTGGCGCTGCTCGGCATGGTGATCTTCTACGCGACGATGTCGGCGATCCGCAGGCACTACGACCGGGTCGCCGAGGAGATCGCCGCTCCCGAGGGCCCGAGCGACGACAGCGTACGGCCGTCCCGCGTGCACTCGGTCGTGCTGATCTCCAAGATCCACCGACCGACGCTGCGGGCACTGGCGTACGCCAAGCTGATGCGCTCCGACACACTGGAGGCGCTCAGCGTCAACGTCGACCCGGCCGAGACCAAGGCGCTGCGCGAGGAGTGGGAGCGGCGCGGCATCGACGTACCGCTGAAGGTGCTGGACTCGCCGTACCGCGAGATCACGCGGCCGATCATCGAGTACGTCAAGAGCCTGCGCAAGGAGTCGCCGCGGGACGCGGTGTCCGTGATCATCCCCGAGTACGTGGTCGGCCACTGGTACGAGCAGTTGCTGCACAACCAGAGCGCGCTCCGGCTGAAGGGCCGTCTGCTGTTCACGCCGGGTGTCATGGTGACCTCGGTGCCCTACCAGCTGCAGTCCTCCGAGGTGGCGCGGCAGCGGGCCCGCAAGCGGCAGGAGTGGAACGCTCCGGGCTCGGTGCGGCGCGGTCCCGCTCAGGAGCGGGCGAAGGAGACGTCGCCACCGACGTAG
- a CDS encoding TRAM domain-containing protein, with translation MQAEPKKSLVGEEYEVEVGPVAHGGHCIARTEEGQVLFVRHTLPGERVVARVTEGEESARFLRADAVSVLSPSKDRIEAPCPYAGPGRCGGCDWQHAKPGAQRRMKGEVVAEQLQRLAGLTPEEAGWDGTVMPAEGDKLPAGQVPQWRTRVQYAVTPDGHAGLRRHRSHEVEPIDHCMIAAEGVSELGIEKRDWTGMESVEAIAATGSQDRQVILTPKPGARLPIVELDKPVSVMRVEEKDGGVHRVHGRPFVRERADGRTHRVGSGGFWQVHPKAADTLVTAVMQGLLPRKGEMALDLYCGVGLFAGALADRLGEKGAVLGIESGKRAVEDARHNLADFDRVRIEQGKVEAVLPRTGITEVDLIVLDPPRAGAGRKTVEHLSSLGARRIAYVACDPAALARDVAYFRDGGYRVRTLRVFDLFPMTHHVECVAVLEPVAKGR, from the coding sequence ATGCAGGCAGAACCGAAGAAGTCGCTGGTGGGGGAGGAGTACGAGGTCGAGGTCGGCCCCGTCGCCCACGGCGGGCACTGCATCGCCCGTACCGAGGAGGGCCAGGTGCTGTTCGTCCGGCACACGCTGCCCGGCGAGCGGGTCGTGGCGCGCGTGACGGAAGGCGAGGAAAGTGCGCGTTTCCTGCGGGCGGACGCGGTCTCGGTCCTGTCGCCGTCCAAGGACCGGATCGAGGCGCCCTGCCCGTACGCCGGTCCCGGCCGCTGCGGCGGCTGCGACTGGCAGCACGCCAAGCCGGGCGCCCAGCGCCGGATGAAGGGCGAGGTCGTCGCCGAGCAGTTGCAGCGGCTCGCCGGTCTCACGCCGGAGGAGGCCGGCTGGGACGGCACGGTGATGCCGGCCGAGGGTGACAAGCTGCCGGCGGGTCAGGTGCCGCAGTGGCGGACGCGCGTGCAGTACGCGGTGACCCCCGACGGTCACGCCGGTCTGCGCCGGCACCGCTCGCACGAGGTCGAGCCGATCGACCACTGCATGATCGCGGCCGAGGGCGTCAGCGAGCTGGGCATCGAGAAGCGTGACTGGACGGGCATGGAGTCCGTCGAGGCGATCGCGGCGACGGGCTCGCAGGACCGCCAGGTGATCCTGACGCCGAAGCCGGGCGCGCGGCTGCCGATCGTGGAGCTGGACAAGCCGGTCTCGGTGATGCGGGTGGAGGAGAAGGACGGCGGGGTCCACCGGGTCCACGGCCGCCCCTTCGTCCGCGAACGCGCCGACGGCCGTACCCACCGGGTCGGCAGCGGGGGCTTCTGGCAGGTGCACCCGAAGGCCGCGGACACCCTCGTGACGGCCGTGATGCAGGGCCTGCTGCCCCGCAAGGGCGAGATGGCGCTGGACCTTTACTGCGGCGTGGGGTTGTTCGCGGGGGCGTTGGCCGACCGGCTGGGCGAGAAGGGCGCGGTCCTCGGCATCGAGTCCGGCAAGCGCGCGGTGGAGGACGCCCGGCACAACCTCGCCGACTTCGACCGCGTGCGCATCGAGCAGGGCAAGGTCGAGGCTGTGCTGCCGCGCACCGGGATCACCGAGGTCGACCTGATCGTCCTGGACCCGCCGCGGGCGGGCGCCGGCCGGAAGACGGTCGAGCATCTGTCGTCGCTGGGGGCGCGGAGGATCGCGTATGTGGCTTGTGATCCGGCGGCGTTGGCGCGGGACGTGGCGTACTTCCGGGACGGTGGTTACCGGGTGCGGACGCTGCGGGTGTTCGATCTGTTTCCTATGACGCATCATGTGGAGTGCGTGGCGGTTTTGGAGCCGGTCGCGAAGGGGCGCTGA
- a CDS encoding DUF5937 family protein: MPVLLDLRGANSSDVQIGISPISELQACLHALAEPDHHLEFRAWLVRTDEALSPDLRARLTRFAPLWARRRCRLLLPLSGPLDTDVDAEIERLSRLPERDFVEAAAYTIQGGDFDPRQAVSRPGEFIAACEARSFSRGELARSLVDDAEEFRAVLVRTLTDCVEEFFAEEWERIHDRLREEADQTRSRLRGLPLAELISSVSPAAQPVQGGRAVRFDKLQNLTVAVRGNSTLLVPTIHGRPHLIIRGEAGFPVVVHYPVAWHSQPASIDEMQQRLTILSDPARLAMCRHLVNEAITTSDLARRMEMNRPQVSRHLARLRAAGVLTSERSGRYVYHRVDVQKLMQMGVELLRAIVR, encoded by the coding sequence GTGCCGGTGCTACTTGACCTCAGGGGGGCGAACAGCTCCGACGTGCAGATCGGCATCTCACCGATCTCCGAGCTCCAGGCTTGTCTGCACGCGCTCGCGGAGCCCGACCATCACCTCGAATTCCGGGCGTGGCTGGTGCGGACCGACGAGGCGCTGTCTCCGGATCTGCGGGCCCGGCTGACGCGCTTCGCGCCGCTCTGGGCCCGCCGCCGCTGCCGTCTGCTGCTGCCGTTGAGCGGCCCGCTCGACACGGACGTGGATGCGGAGATCGAGCGGCTGTCGCGACTTCCGGAGCGCGATTTCGTCGAGGCCGCCGCCTACACGATCCAGGGCGGAGACTTCGATCCCCGGCAGGCGGTTTCCCGGCCGGGCGAATTCATCGCCGCGTGCGAAGCGCGCTCGTTCTCACGCGGTGAGCTGGCGAGGTCGCTTGTCGACGACGCGGAGGAATTTCGCGCCGTGCTGGTGCGGACATTGACGGACTGCGTCGAGGAATTCTTCGCCGAGGAATGGGAGCGTATTCACGACCGACTGCGCGAGGAGGCCGACCAGACCCGTTCGAGGCTGCGCGGGCTGCCGCTCGCCGAGCTGATCTCGTCGGTCAGCCCTGCCGCCCAGCCGGTCCAGGGCGGCAGGGCGGTGCGCTTCGACAAACTACAGAATCTGACCGTCGCCGTCCGGGGAAACAGCACCCTTCTCGTCCCGACCATTCACGGACGCCCGCACCTCATCATTCGCGGTGAGGCCGGTTTCCCCGTGGTGGTGCATTATCCGGTGGCCTGGCACAGCCAGCCCGCGTCCATCGACGAAATGCAGCAACGGCTGACCATTCTGTCGGATCCGGCGCGCCTGGCCATGTGCCGTCATCTGGTGAACGAGGCGATCACCACCTCCGATCTCGCCCGCCGTATGGAAATGAACCGACCGCAGGTGTCACGGCATCTCGCCAGACTCCGCGCGGCTGGCGTGCTCACCTCAGAGCGAAGCGGCAGATACGTCTACCACCGGGTCGATGTGCAGAAGCTGATGCAGATGGGAGTGGAACTGCTGCGCGCCATCGTGCGCTGA
- a CDS encoding CocE/NonD family hydrolase has protein sequence MISVPVHDGVELVADVYAAEPDPAPRPVLLERTPYGRRRSRGSDGAFESWNPPPPEAVCRRLVERGYHVVRQDCRGRGDSGGAFVKYLNEAEDGHDTVEWIAAQPWCDGRVATMGVSYAAHVQTALASLGTQHLSAMFLDSGGFASAYETGVRMGGAFELKQATWAFARAKTSAETLADPVRAAALDTESIEEWFRHLPWRRGHSPLRHAPEYEGYLFEQWEHGRFGPYWQQLGLYGRGHFDRFPDVPSLHISSWYDPYIQTAVENFRELGARKTSPAYLVLGPWTHGKRSLSYAGDVDFGPEATLDGNLAPDYVEFRADWFDSQLNPTACKPPAVRYFRMGGGSGKRNADGRLDHGGRWLSSSTWPPESSYTSRFFLNADGSLTSERRAAGESPESQEAAEAPEFLEYDHDPRDPVPTIGGQVTSGEPVMVGGAFDQRPDDRTFSLSRSRLPLASRPDVLTFETEPLEKDVVVAGPVVARLTVSSSAADTDFTVKLVDVHPPSADYPAGFAMNLTDGILRCRYRDSFETPSPLEPGRIYDVTVDAPGTANLFARGHRIRVDISSSNFPRFDVNSGTGEPETTDRRQVIATNRVFVDGRSTITLHLLSVEQI, from the coding sequence GTGATCTCGGTGCCGGTGCACGACGGCGTCGAACTCGTCGCGGACGTCTACGCCGCCGAGCCGGACCCGGCTCCCCGGCCGGTCCTGCTGGAGCGCACGCCCTACGGCCGCCGCAGGTCACGCGGCTCGGACGGCGCCTTCGAGTCCTGGAACCCGCCTCCGCCGGAGGCGGTGTGCCGGCGCCTCGTCGAACGCGGCTACCACGTCGTCCGTCAGGACTGTCGCGGCCGGGGCGACTCCGGTGGCGCGTTCGTGAAGTACCTCAACGAGGCGGAGGACGGCCACGACACCGTCGAGTGGATCGCCGCCCAACCGTGGTGCGACGGACGGGTGGCGACGATGGGAGTGTCCTACGCCGCACACGTGCAGACCGCGCTCGCCTCGCTGGGCACCCAGCACCTGTCCGCGATGTTCCTCGACTCCGGCGGCTTCGCGAGCGCCTACGAGACCGGCGTCCGCATGGGCGGGGCCTTCGAACTCAAGCAGGCCACCTGGGCCTTCGCCCGCGCCAAGACCAGCGCGGAGACCCTCGCCGACCCCGTCAGGGCCGCCGCGCTCGACACCGAGTCGATCGAGGAGTGGTTCCGGCACCTGCCATGGCGCCGGGGCCACTCACCCCTGCGGCACGCACCGGAGTACGAGGGCTATCTCTTCGAGCAGTGGGAGCACGGCCGCTTCGGGCCGTACTGGCAGCAGCTGGGCCTCTACGGGCGGGGACACTTCGACCGTTTCCCCGACGTGCCGAGTCTGCACATCTCCAGTTGGTACGACCCCTACATCCAGACCGCTGTCGAGAACTTCCGCGAACTCGGCGCACGCAAGACGAGCCCGGCGTATCTGGTGCTCGGGCCGTGGACCCACGGCAAGCGGAGCCTCTCGTACGCGGGGGACGTCGATTTCGGCCCCGAGGCGACGCTGGACGGCAACCTGGCGCCCGACTACGTCGAGTTCCGGGCCGACTGGTTCGACTCCCAGCTGAACCCGACGGCGTGCAAGCCCCCGGCCGTCCGGTACTTCCGGATGGGCGGCGGCTCGGGGAAGCGCAACGCCGACGGCCGGCTCGACCACGGCGGTCGCTGGCTGAGCAGCTCGACCTGGCCGCCGGAGTCGTCGTACACCTCGCGGTTCTTCCTCAACGCGGACGGCAGTCTCACCTCGGAGCGCCGAGCTGCGGGGGAGTCCCCGGAGTCCCAGGAGGCCGCGGAGGCCCCGGAGTTTCTGGAGTACGACCACGATCCCCGTGACCCGGTGCCGACGATCGGTGGGCAGGTCACGTCGGGTGAACCGGTGATGGTGGGCGGGGCCTTCGACCAGCGCCCCGACGACCGGACGTTCTCCCTGTCCCGGTCGCGGCTGCCGCTCGCCTCCCGGCCCGACGTCCTCACCTTCGAGACCGAGCCGCTGGAGAAGGACGTCGTCGTGGCCGGTCCGGTCGTCGCCCGGCTCACGGTGTCGTCGAGCGCGGCCGACACCGACTTCACCGTCAAGCTGGTCGACGTACACCCGCCGAGCGCCGACTACCCCGCCGGCTTCGCCATGAACCTCACCGACGGCATCCTCCGGTGTCGCTACCGGGACTCGTTCGAGACACCGTCACCACTCGAACCCGGGCGGATCTACGACGTGACGGTCGATGCGCCCGGCACCGCCAACCTCTTCGCCCGTGGCCACCGGATCCGGGTGGACATCAGCTCCAGCAACTTTCCCCGGTTCGACGTCAACTCCGGCACCGGCGAGCCGGAGACCACCGACCGCCGTCAGGTGATCGCGACGAACAGGGTCTTCGTCGACGGGCGCTCCACCATCACGCTGCACCTCCTCTCCGTGGAGCAGATATGA